aagatgttttttttaaagacaccAATCAATATGTTTGGGCAAAATGTATGGGAGGCGTTTTGTCCTCTTTGCAAACATTTCACAATGAACTCTATCTGGGTCAGTCCTATAATAAGCCGTGCACTTAAACATAAACTCTTTTTGTATGtagaaaaacattatttgttattttattttgtacatttactgttattgtgtttattttgtcAGATTATTGTGTGTTAATTCGGTCAATTATGGTATAATTTacaacattttataaataaacatttgggCACGATTTATGATATGCACTACTGTTGCAAAATGATTTTAATGTTGTATTGTGTTAAGATCAGCCACAAAGGACTCTCTGTACTTATCAGAGACAATTTAAGTTTTAAGACATCAGGGGGACACAAGCACAACAATGTCAGGTTCCTTTCTCAAATGCACATGatgaaaattaataataaaataaataattttaggctggtttcctggacagggattagcttaaggtAGGACTAgcccttagtttaattaggaaatataagtagttttaacaaatatgggtgattctcacgaaatccagacttagaaggtgtccagcataagattttttaaaagcccttgaagcgaaatttttttttgcacatataagattaaggtctgaacttaatataaccattttaatttttagaggatttaatttcctatagaattatttatatttttagattatcattataaaaaatgatcattaccgcaacattaaatatatgcatttacaaactcatgtttcggcaatgagaactaaaaagttgtctaggtactatgataaacaaaatttcaacttttatctggagagaaaaaataagaactactTACCTGGTAgtcatcttgagtgtcacagtcaattatgtcccttccaacaatttttttaaatgttagttcattgaaggcttaaacaatgattgaaaattgttgcggaggatgagaaatttttatttatttacacacatttatattccttattattgtctctacatttaccaatgatcaccaaataccacatgtttctttactgtaaatgtttatagtataacttgcactgactgaagctttttattttttagattttttaattataaatatttccaaagaacccaaatccagtcatggacatgttgcggtaatgaaaattttccccttaaatgtgaaaaaacaaacaaaattggtttgtatgatgtcatttgaaatcatgtgcaaaatagtatgaagagatgtttgtaactgtatgcttcttattttgcattttttttaatcaaaatgtttcatgacacctcataaatCTAATATTGCGGGAATCACCCATATGCCttatgaaaaaaattacttgtgtgcattttgaggcaaagcaaagcatattttaagatatgtcagttatagctgctttcagtttgaacagctcttacatttattttagcctaatccctgtccgggaaccTGCCCCTATACATAATCTTACAGCACAAGGTTGCTTCCCTTACAAAAAGTGAGCAAACCTATAAAGTCTTAAACactttatagacggttttagcTGCAACAAATGGCTTTTGTGAACCAAACTTAACTTCCGAAAAACTTCCGCAAAGAATCAGTCCCTAATATAAATAACCACCTTAGTTTAAATCATAGCTAGAGTATCAACCACTaaactgagctaacgttactgtgtaaaattaatctatacaatgttaactagaccttaactcattccccgccagccttttttttaaaagttgcccgccagcattttttgtgattttcacaaaatgacttccaggaaaatgttcttctaaaaatatataaacatataaatatatcaaatgaaataacaggccctctgctttcaaacaaacaaaacgggaaaaagcgtttcatcctacctttattagttctctttttataacctctcaaatatagatttcttcaaaaatacaaaattttgagcaaaaaactgaaataattgcatttttgtaaatgaattttgttagagatcagattcagagcgaagatcaaaatatacacagagtttaaaatgttgtttttcataaattgggtaagagtgacatctagtggataattctATTAATTGAGATAAGTCATTAAttgcggtgaaagagttaaattcttgcctggctcGGCACAACAGTGATCCATGCTCGcagtctcccctcgtctttGGGAAACCGAAacatttttgatatagtctactcaaactttttttttgttttagcattgtttaaaatggtaacATACCTaaatagggtggccattcacgccagttccgccggacacgtcctgaacatgttttcgggtttgtTCTCCGGAAGtagcgttggtcgaccgcatacgtcgtcaaggtttaatatttcgggtttaattttagaaaagcaaccgttacatttcaaggtaagaatgaaactacaatgattgtatgtcttaaaataaataaatcttaattttctaatgtattttaactgaaattgagaacctcgatgacggtatgcggtcgagcaacgcgacttgcggagaacgaacccgaaaacatctTCGGGAcatgtccggcggaactggcacgaatggacACCctatacataaaagaagccaagctaatatcaaaaatatgtaattaataaatattaaaattgagcaTATTAATAGAATGCGCTCTGGCGGGCAACTCtttctgtgggttcacaccagacgcgagttcaacgatttgcacgtgtagattacatacaaagtcaatgcagaCACGTTCAGACGTGTCCTTGCGTGGgacgatgcgaatgacgcgatatgggcggtgcgctattcgcctcaaacgtgtcttcgcccaatgtgaaaatattcaactccaGTGAAAAATTTGGATGACACGAAGTTAACTCCCGCGAggaatctagagcgagtaacgcgatgccccgcgtttggtgtgtacgtagcattagacTCCGTGTGGGGAATCCGGTGCCTGTTGGAGAACACTGACTTCAatagaaatatattttctttaaattattttgaataaatattatttttaaataattcaaaaatatatgtgctcaaatatattttgaaatgtatatttttaccAATATATTTTATTGGCCATTTcttatatcttaaaatatatcttaaaaataatatttattcaaaataatttaaagatcatttatattcacgtcgcattggaagaaaaactttgtatgttacaaacctgtaaacataacaggttcgaaaaggttcaaattaactatatttttaactacaaaaatataattataattttaatatttgatacatacatatacattttatacacatGTATATACATTGGCCAGGAAAAACAtctattttttgccatatgggttgtaaaattagaaatgtatttgttgcctaATTTCTGAAATACATTCTcatatatgaaaataaaaactaaatatatttccaattttaaaaatacatttaattaagctttaattcctttagcatatttaaaacatattattggccagaaaaatgtattttttgcccATATGGGTGAGCATATTGTTGGGGGTGTGCAAAAACTCTTGAAGTGTAATATTGCAAGTAAATAGTTTGTATTCTGATATTTAGTGAATTGCATTAGTCCACGTAAAAGATCACAAGGGCCTTACATGAACTTGGAATATGTCTGGAATTTGCAATGTTACAAAGGGTTTGAGTATACGAGACGTCACATCAAAACAGATTTGACTGAAGTAGCATAAGTTTTTGGTAGTGCTGAATTGTAAGCAGACCTCCTAATGAAAATGTATTGCTTAATGTTATACCAACAAGATGATTTCATTTATATACCACTTTAAATACTCAACATTGTAAATGGCtgtttaagtgtgtgtgtgaacgTTTGAGGTATCACACTGATCTTATCATTTGAACAAATGTTTAAAAGTTACAACCCAGGTGAAACTCAACTTTATCTTGATTTTAATGATTAACTATGTGGGGTTGGTGAGACTTGTGCTTGTAGGGACTGactgtatattgtttatatagGCCAAAGCCTGTCAAAAGCTGCCAACAGCCACAGATTTAGTGTAGTATAAATCTGCTACTGGGGCTGATCATGAtatctttacatttttaagagaaaattgATCTCCATAATGCTGATGTGTGGTGAGCTTTGCCTTTCACTGTCTGCATACAGCAGAAAGATAACAGGACATCTCACGTTAACTAAACACAATTTGAGGCATTTTTTCATGTCAAGCCACGTGCCAAATTTTTGTTACTGTTTTTAAAGGTTTTCACAGATAGCAAACACAGACTAAAAACTACAAAACACAGTGTACTTAATGGGGAATGAGTGACACCTTGTGGTCTATAGAAGTATGACAGTtgtcttttaaagggatagttcacccaaaaatgaaaattctgtcatcatttactcactcttgtgttgttacaaacctgcataaatctccctgttctgataaacacaaaggaaaatattttgaggaatgattgtaaccaaaccgttcgtgagccccattcacttccatagtaggaaaaaagaatactatggaagtgaacattcctcaaaatatcttaattcgtgttcatcagaacaaacaaatgtatacaggtttgtaacaacatgcagaattttcatttttgggtgaactatccctttaagcagttTGGTTTGGTTACACAAAGACATTATTTCCAAATAAATAGCTCataaaaatatcattttttgttataaataaatgaacagcATTGTACAGGTTTCTTATTGTCTTTTTGTGTTGATGTGGTGTCGGCATCTATAGATCCATCAGTGCTTGCTTTGGTCTCTTCATTTTTCTTCCTGCCAAACTCAATGACCAGAGGTTTATCAAGCAACATGTATCCATTTAACAGATCAAGAGCTGCTTGCGCACTTTCAACATCTGTAAAAAGCAAAAGATAGCAAAAAACTAATGTGTAAACATTGCATGTGCTTAGATGTATTATGATTGGCATTTATGAATGGCTTAGTAAACGATTTTAAATTTAGTAGATAAACAATTATAGTTGAATAATAAATGAAGGgcacatcttttataacaactttCTCTTACCGGAGAGCGTAATGAATGCTTGTCCCTTGAGTCGGCCGGTCAGTAGGCGGTACAGAATGGGCCGTGTGTCATCTTTCTGAAACCGTGAGAAGAGAGAAACCAGCTGGGCCAATGATGCCCGCGGACTCATGTTCTTCACACACAGCACCTACACACATCAAAGCAAGACATAAATGCATTCAGCATCTTTTTAGATTTTAAACAGTATTTAAGTGGTCTGCTTTATCAGCTTGTCCTCAATTAATTTTCCAGCAACAATCTATAATAATACATTTGCAAGTCTGATTATAAAAGTATAGCTCATTCCCAAcacgtttttattaaaaatgaagCATGGCCTAAAAACTGAAATGAACAGGACTTATACACAAAAATCATTGCATATCATTATCTTATTTAAACGTTGCAACATCTTAAATCAGTTATGCTGCACTTACATTCGATGGCGTCCCTTTCTGGTAGTTCTTGAAACGTCTAATATTCCGTATACCGTCTTCCGTTTCCCGATTGCCCTTGATCTCTTCCTCTGAAATATCCTCTATTTCTCCACTGATAGTAACTGGTCCATCATGTCCTTGAACAAAAGTTGGTTTTAATGTACCAATGGACTGGCCGATAGTCATTTTCCTAGGCTGTGGTTGGTTAACAATGTCCGACACTGaacttttgtgttcatcattgTGTTGAGCTTGTGACTGGCTTGAATTAGAGCAGGACTGATATGTCGGTTCAGCGCGTGTTTTTGGTCTTTGTGAGATATCAGAGTTTTTGTTGTGATCTTTAAGAAAGTCTTCATAGAAAACGTCCATTGCATTGGTGGATGTCGCCCCCTGCTGGCCGGCCTGTGAATCTTCCTCTGGGAATATAAAAAGGCAACTATTTAAATAGGAAGAACAATGCTTGTGTGTAATTATGATTAGTATTATTTTAACCTTGATGGTAAAGGGCCGTGAGAAAACTGCTGCGATCGCTGCCCTGAAAGAGTGCCTTTTCTATCTCCATTTCTCTGCGGGAGAGCGGGCGGCTACCCGAGAAACGCTGGGGTCGGGACAGCAGCTCTGCGTGCGCTGCCATTTTATCCCGGATGGCCTGCAGACGCTGATTCCTCGCATCGGGTGCCACACAAACCCCTTTATCCTGAGAAAATCATGAACAAGAAACATTACATTATTTGGTAAGATGACCTTCCATCCATCAATTGCTTTCAGACCTTCCACAAACTCTCTGGCAGGTCTCTGGATCTCCACAGCTCGATTTCTGCATCAGTAAGGCCCAGGTCTCGAAGAGTGGCCAGCTCCTGATCCCCATCCTTCAGGGCTTGAAACTGTGACAGACTCCTCACACCAGCTGCCTGCTCCCCAAAGGGCTTGTATACGGCTGCTGGAGCGAAGCATTTCTTCTTGGCTACACACCTACAACAATTTCATATTATttcattaatattaaatatactgCATATAATTCAATATTTTATATGCAGATCTCTGTTCCAAACAATAGCTAAGGAGAGAATCCTGTATCAGACACTGACCTCTCAATATCTACATCTGTGTCTAGTTGCTGTA
This sequence is a window from Misgurnus anguillicaudatus chromosome 9, ASM2758022v2, whole genome shotgun sequence. Protein-coding genes within it:
- the rbm41 gene encoding RNA-binding protein 41; the protein is MKRVTRYACEDAPIPEEQETEGQRQLHNLLLQQLDTDVDIERCVAKKKCFAPAAVYKPFGEQAAGVRSLSQFQALKDGDQELATLRDLGLTDAEIELWRSRDLPESLWKDKGVCVAPDARNQRLQAIRDKMAAHAELLSRPQRFSGSRPLSRREMEIEKALFQGSDRSSFLTALYHQEEDSQAGQQGATSTNAMDVFYEDFLKDHNKNSDISQRPKTRAEPTYQSCSNSSQSQAQHNDEHKSSVSDIVNQPQPRKMTIGQSIGTLKPTFVQGHDGPVTISGEIEDISEEEIKGNRETEDGIRNIRRFKNYQKGTPSNVLCVKNMSPRASLAQLVSLFSRFQKDDTRPILYRLLTGRLKGQAFITLSDVESAQAALDLLNGYMLLDKPLVIEFGRKKNEETKASTDGSIDADTTSTQKDNKKPVQCCSFIYNKK